In Calothrix sp. PCC 7507, one DNA window encodes the following:
- a CDS encoding undecaprenyl-diphosphate phosphatase — translation MATISTVGVLFPQLLLQATPEAVTSGGVNLIQQLFQAFILGIVQGITEFLPISSTAHLEVFSKALHWETLGSKAFLATIQFGSVVAVLIYFWQDIKLILTGGWQAINQKDWQREEWKLLVGIAIGTIPALVGGFILKKALNDENSSINSMTTIAISSIVMAILLGAAEQVGSRKRDFNAVTILDGLLIGLGQMLALVPGVSRSGSTLTTALFLGLERQTAARFSFLLGIPTLTIATLYEFFKEALGKIDLAVVLVGTLSAFVFSYISIAWLLRYLQTKSVWVFVWYRLAFGATILSAIAAGMLKNS, via the coding sequence ATGGCAACAATATCAACAGTGGGGGTGCTATTCCCGCAATTACTATTACAGGCAACCCCAGAAGCTGTAACCTCAGGTGGAGTTAACCTGATACAGCAACTGTTTCAGGCATTTATTCTGGGGATTGTGCAGGGAATTACAGAATTTCTGCCGATTAGTAGCACCGCCCATCTAGAGGTATTTAGCAAAGCGTTGCATTGGGAAACACTAGGATCAAAAGCCTTTCTCGCCACAATTCAATTTGGTAGTGTAGTGGCAGTTTTAATTTATTTTTGGCAAGATATTAAACTAATTCTCACGGGAGGCTGGCAGGCTATTAACCAAAAAGACTGGCAGCGAGAAGAATGGAAATTATTGGTAGGGATAGCAATAGGTACTATACCTGCGTTGGTGGGGGGATTCATCTTAAAAAAGGCGCTAAATGATGAGAATTCCTCAATTAACAGCATGACAACGATCGCTATCAGTTCCATTGTCATGGCAATTCTATTAGGTGCAGCCGAACAAGTTGGCAGTCGTAAGCGGGATTTTAACGCCGTCACCATTCTCGATGGATTGCTGATTGGACTTGGGCAAATGCTGGCTTTAGTACCGGGTGTATCCCGTTCTGGTTCAACTCTAACAACCGCTTTATTTTTAGGACTAGAGAGACAGACAGCCGCGAGATTTTCCTTTCTGTTAGGGATTCCCACCTTGACAATTGCTACGTTATATGAATTTTTTAAAGAAGCGCTAGGCAAAATTGACTTAGCAGTGGTACTGGTAGGAACCTTATCAGCCTTTGTATTTTCTTACATATCGATCGCCTGGTTGTTGCGATATCTTCAAACTAAAAGCGTTTGGGTATTCGTTTGGTATCGCTTGGCATTTGGGGCGACAATACTTAGTGCGATCGCTGCCGGAATGTTGAAAAATAGTTAA
- a CDS encoding DUF3120 domain-containing protein, producing MINNTLSSYSNLDAIDIKQRTIRELESTLTASPSLPFSNSSPQAWLVLAAAVFLVSVPVFIEAPLVRSQPSLCLAMTGFWVFFSFNLMSRPKTYIWGDLLFGFSWSWLAGAIYWGWLRWEPLWHLPVESLGLPFAFWCLARNWGKVGNWFYLGSLLGTALTDVYFYLVGLMPYWRQIMRVEPDAAVGVLQNALIKVDTPWGAAWAVILALVLLTIGILPLGRNQRHWYAFSGAVLSTIFVDSLFLLAAVLA from the coding sequence TTGATTAATAATACGTTGTCCTCTTACAGCAATTTGGATGCAATTGACATTAAACAGAGAACTATCAGGGAGTTAGAGTCTACACTCACCGCATCGCCCTCTCTTCCCTTCTCTAACTCTTCCCCACAAGCTTGGTTAGTTTTAGCAGCAGCAGTATTTTTGGTGTCAGTGCCAGTATTTATTGAAGCACCACTAGTGCGATCGCAACCCAGTCTCTGTTTAGCGATGACAGGGTTTTGGGTGTTTTTCAGCTTTAATCTCATGTCACGTCCGAAAACTTATATTTGGGGTGATTTGCTCTTTGGCTTTAGCTGGAGTTGGTTAGCAGGCGCGATTTACTGGGGCTGGTTACGTTGGGAACCCTTATGGCATTTGCCAGTAGAATCTCTAGGGCTACCCTTTGCTTTTTGGTGTCTAGCCAGGAATTGGGGCAAGGTAGGTAACTGGTTTTATTTAGGATCTTTACTGGGTACAGCTTTAACTGACGTATATTTCTACTTGGTAGGCTTGATGCCCTATTGGCGGCAAATCATGCGAGTAGAACCAGATGCCGCAGTAGGAGTTCTCCAAAATGCTCTCATAAAAGTAGACACCCCTTGGGGCGCAGCTTGGGCAGTAATTCTGGCCTTAGTGTTGCTAACAATCGGGATTTTGCCTCTGGGAAGAAACCAGCGTCACTGGTATGCCTTTAGTGGAGCGGTTTTGAGTACAATTTTCGTAGACAGTTTATTTTTGTTAGCTGCTGTTCTGGCCTGA
- a CDS encoding TIGR03279 family radical SAM protein: MTTIRPALISRVLPDSIAAEIGFEAGDAIVAINGTHPRDLIDYQFLCADEVLELEVLDATGKIHHLEIEKDYDEDLGLEFDNALFDALIQCNNRCPFCFIDQQPPGKRSSLYLKDDDYRLSFLYGSYLTLTNLPEREWQRIEQMRLSPLYVSVHATEPEVRIRLLKNPRAGQILQQIKWFQEKRLQIHAQVVVCPGVNDGIHLEQTLRDLASFYTGEVPAVASVAVVPVGLTRFRPEQDELIPVTPKKAQEVIYQVRSLSREFRQKSGSNVVWLADEWFLIAGEELPRESEYEEYPQIDNGVGSIRLFLKQFAATAAELLPSKIYPRKKLTWVVGNAVEKAFQPILKQLNAVEGLEINMQALSSDYWGQNISVTGLLTGHDLLLNLKGQDLGDGILLPNVMLKHGELIFLDDMSIEDVARQLKTKILPVAGITELINACIA, encoded by the coding sequence ATGACTACAATCCGTCCTGCCTTAATTTCTAGAGTATTACCTGATTCCATAGCTGCTGAAATCGGCTTTGAGGCGGGGGATGCGATCGTTGCGATCAATGGTACACATCCCCGCGATTTAATTGATTATCAATTTTTATGCGCTGATGAAGTTTTAGAACTAGAAGTTTTAGATGCTACGGGTAAAATCCATCACCTGGAAATCGAAAAAGATTATGACGAAGATTTAGGGCTAGAGTTTGACAATGCCCTATTCGATGCTTTAATCCAGTGTAATAATCGCTGTCCGTTTTGCTTTATTGACCAACAACCTCCAGGTAAGCGCTCCAGCTTGTACTTAAAAGACGATGATTACCGTCTGAGCTTTTTATATGGCTCTTACCTGACCCTCACCAATCTACCAGAAAGAGAATGGCAACGCATTGAGCAAATGCGGCTATCTCCTTTATATGTATCCGTTCATGCTACGGAACCCGAAGTCAGAATTAGACTACTAAAAAATCCGCGTGCCGGACAAATATTACAACAAATCAAGTGGTTTCAGGAAAAACGCCTACAAATTCACGCCCAAGTAGTTGTCTGTCCAGGTGTAAATGATGGCATACATCTGGAACAAACGCTACGTGATTTAGCGTCATTTTATACTGGGGAAGTGCCAGCAGTGGCATCCGTGGCAGTAGTACCAGTAGGTTTAACCAGATTTCGCCCAGAACAAGACGAACTCATTCCCGTGACACCGAAAAAAGCCCAAGAAGTGATTTATCAAGTGCGATCGCTATCGCGAGAATTTCGCCAAAAGTCAGGTTCCAACGTTGTTTGGTTAGCTGATGAGTGGTTTTTGATTGCAGGGGAGGAATTACCTAGAGAATCCGAATATGAAGAATATCCCCAAATCGATAACGGGGTTGGTTCTATTCGTTTATTTCTCAAACAGTTTGCAGCCACCGCCGCTGAATTACTCCCAAGCAAAATTTATCCCAGGAAAAAATTAACTTGGGTAGTGGGGAACGCAGTTGAGAAGGCATTTCAACCAATCCTCAAGCAATTAAATGCCGTCGAAGGCTTAGAAATCAATATGCAGGCCTTATCTAGCGATTATTGGGGACAAAATATCAGTGTAACTGGCCTACTGACTGGGCATGATTTACTTTTAAACTTAAAAGGGCAGGATTTAGGCGATGGCATCTTATTGCCAAATGTCATGCTCAAACATGGTGAATTGATATTTTTAGATGATATGAGTATTGAAGACGTAGCCCGTCAACTGAAGACAAAAATCCTTCCAGTAGCGGGAATTACTGAATTAATCAATGCTTGTATTGCTTAA
- a CDS encoding glycoside hydrolase family 10 protein, which translates to MENQEKGSETIKLKIKKAGFFIFNLQFLLLNSFAVLPAMAATEEPLLSIVQSQENVNQWVGITNRLQAAGVKYCVIPLGNVKSAADWGDRRVLFLPNVETITPAQAIALEEWMSKGGRLIASGPVGSLSASGVRQLLRTLLGSYWGFSFEQTQQLQSPKTKTQEWANQNSLFGKVHGGVVVPDDASSQAAAVWNSQDSPAAVVTTERSTLLGWRWGVDTASAPDLDSAWLKASLNHHLNASSNGNKKIAGGSESCSTTVAAITVKGAENNSALPISPRPRVAIPAPTPPRTTRIATAPQPRPLVRVAPQRSPEAIDQLEQAVRLDVVPNSGAPIDSSQAIALQQELENLIGRVESAHLAASVSPSNRGAVTTRTPRALKVERSELISSRTGIPVISTEQAIAQSREIAKNLPQLIAQKNYALARQQWLTAKASLWKQFPLDRRIAQPEIRSVWLDRGTIVRAGSEAGLAEIFDRLAQAGINTVFFETVNASYPIYPSQVAPQQNPLIQGWDPLAVGVKLAHARGMELHAWVWAFAAGNQRHNEIINVNPDYPGPVLAAHPDWANYDNRGNIIPVGQTKPFLDPANPEVRQYLIKLYEEIVTRYQVDGLQLDYIRYPFQDPAAGKIYGYGKASREKFQQLTGVDPLNISPNDREMWQKWTAFRTEQIDSFVAEVSQHLRQKQSNLILSVAVFPLPEIERIQKIQQHWEVWARRGDIDLIVPMTYALDTSRFQRLAQPWIASTKLGSTLLVPGIRLLSLPTVGAFDQLQLVRDLPVSGYALFAAENLNNELHKLFSSTQGKLQQTTSEPIPHRQPFQTAAVRYAALQREWKFVLQNDQMRMSATTISEFNIQTEVLQNTLNQLATSPSASQLLTARGSLTRFQTQFRAWMREEAIENPYQVKAWENRLVTIERLLRYGERRVLLRP; encoded by the coding sequence GTGGAGAATCAGGAAAAGGGAAGTGAAACTATTAAATTAAAAATTAAAAAAGCCGGATTCTTCATTTTTAATTTGCAATTTTTACTTTTAAATAGCTTTGCTGTTTTACCAGCAATGGCGGCAACTGAAGAACCGCTATTGAGTATAGTACAGAGCCAAGAAAATGTTAATCAATGGGTAGGGATTACCAACCGTTTACAGGCGGCTGGGGTGAAATATTGTGTGATTCCCCTAGGGAATGTGAAGAGTGCGGCAGATTGGGGCGATCGCCGGGTATTGTTTTTGCCAAATGTGGAGACAATTACACCAGCACAAGCGATCGCCCTCGAAGAATGGATGAGCAAAGGCGGGCGTTTAATTGCTAGCGGCCCTGTAGGTAGTCTTTCTGCATCAGGAGTCCGCCAGTTGTTACGCACCCTCTTGGGAAGCTATTGGGGATTCAGTTTCGAGCAAACGCAACAGTTACAATCCCCCAAAACCAAGACACAGGAATGGGCTAACCAAAACAGCCTTTTTGGCAAAGTACATGGTGGCGTTGTCGTTCCTGATGATGCTTCCAGTCAAGCTGCTGCGGTTTGGAATTCCCAAGACAGTCCCGCTGCAGTCGTGACTACTGAACGCTCCACTTTGTTGGGTTGGCGCTGGGGGGTAGACACAGCATCTGCACCAGATCTAGATAGTGCATGGTTAAAAGCTAGCCTCAATCATCATTTGAATGCGTCGTCAAATGGCAACAAGAAAATAGCCGGAGGTTCGGAAAGCTGTAGTACTACAGTGGCGGCTATTACGGTGAAGGGGGCAGAAAATAACTCTGCTTTACCGATATCCCCGCGTCCTCGCGTTGCTATTCCTGCTCCCACTCCGCCTAGAACTACTAGAATTGCCACAGCCCCCCAACCCAGACCCCTAGTGAGAGTCGCACCCCAGCGATCGCCTGAAGCAATTGACCAATTAGAACAAGCAGTGCGTCTAGATGTCGTACCCAACTCTGGCGCACCCATTGATAGCAGCCAAGCGATCGCCCTCCAGCAAGAACTAGAAAATCTCATTGGTCGGGTGGAAAGCGCCCATCTAGCTGCTTCAGTGTCTCCTTCTAATAGGGGTGCAGTCACCACCAGAACCCCCCGTGCTTTAAAGGTAGAGCGTTCTGAGTTGATTTCTAGCAGAACAGGTATACCAGTCATCAGCACAGAACAAGCGATCGCCCAGTCCAGGGAAATTGCCAAAAACTTACCCCAGTTGATTGCCCAAAAAAACTATGCTTTAGCCCGTCAGCAATGGCTCACAGCCAAAGCAAGTTTGTGGAAGCAGTTCCCCCTAGATCGCAGAATTGCCCAGCCAGAAATCCGCTCAGTATGGTTAGATCGGGGGACAATTGTCCGCGCTGGTAGCGAGGCTGGGTTAGCGGAGATTTTTGATCGCCTGGCCCAGGCGGGAATCAATACTGTCTTTTTTGAAACTGTCAACGCTAGTTATCCGATTTATCCAAGTCAAGTCGCGCCGCAACAAAACCCGTTAATTCAGGGATGGGACCCATTAGCCGTCGGGGTTAAATTAGCCCATGCACGCGGTATGGAATTACATGCTTGGGTTTGGGCTTTTGCGGCTGGTAATCAGCGTCACAATGAAATTATCAACGTCAACCCCGATTATCCAGGGCCAGTACTAGCCGCCCATCCCGATTGGGCAAACTATGATAACCGTGGCAACATAATTCCCGTCGGTCAGACCAAGCCATTTTTAGACCCAGCTAATCCTGAAGTCCGGCAATACCTCATCAAGCTGTATGAAGAAATAGTCACTCGCTATCAGGTAGATGGTCTACAGTTAGACTACATTCGCTATCCCTTCCAAGACCCAGCCGCAGGCAAAATTTACGGCTATGGCAAAGCCTCTAGAGAAAAATTTCAGCAATTGACTGGTGTAGATCCTCTGAATATTTCTCCCAACGACCGGGAAATGTGGCAAAAATGGACAGCCTTTCGTACCGAGCAAATTGATAGTTTTGTTGCTGAAGTTTCCCAGCATTTGCGGCAAAAGCAATCAAATTTGATTTTGTCGGTGGCTGTATTTCCCCTCCCAGAAATAGAACGAATTCAGAAAATCCAACAGCACTGGGAAGTTTGGGCGAGGCGAGGGGATATAGATTTAATTGTGCCGATGACTTATGCCTTAGATACTTCTCGTTTCCAACGACTGGCGCAACCTTGGATTGCGTCTACAAAATTGGGATCTACTTTATTAGTGCCGGGAATTCGTCTGCTTTCCTTGCCAACTGTGGGAGCATTTGATCAACTGCAGTTAGTGAGGGACTTACCAGTTAGTGGTTACGCACTCTTTGCCGCTGAAAATTTGAACAACGAGCTACACAAGCTCTTTAGTAGTACCCAAGGCAAGCTGCAACAAACAACGAGTGAACCTATTCCTCACCGTCAGCCTTTTCAAACTGCTGCTGTTCGTTATGCAGCCCTGCAAAGGGAATGGAAATTTGTTTTGCAAAACGACCAGATGCGAATGTCTGCTACCACAATTTCAGAATTTAACATCCAGACGGAAGTCTTACAAAATACTTTAAATCAGCTGGCGACTTCGCCTTCAGCTAGCCAGTTACTAACAGCGAGAGGCTCTTTGACTAGGTTCCAAACTCAATTTAGAGCATGGATGCGTGAAGAGGCTATAGAAAATCCTTATCAAGTCAAAGCGTGGGAAAATCGTCTTGTCACTATAGAAAGACTTTTACGTTACGGCGAACGGCGCGTGCTGTTGCGTCCCTAG
- the psbU gene encoding photosystem II complex extrinsic protein PsbU — MKGLVRLLTVFSLLLGCWGWLGTTQIAQAANFNSLALPQIPILAVGQNRADAKLGTEFGKKVDLNNTNVRAFQQYPGLYPTLARKIIINAPYKKVEDVLDIPGLSDRQKQTLQANFDHFTVTELESVFNEGDDRFNNGIYR; from the coding sequence GTGAAAGGATTGGTGCGTTTATTAACAGTGTTTAGCTTGTTGCTTGGTTGCTGGGGATGGCTGGGAACCACTCAAATAGCTCAAGCGGCCAATTTCAATAGTCTGGCTTTGCCTCAAATCCCAATTCTCGCAGTTGGGCAGAATCGGGCAGATGCCAAGCTAGGAACGGAATTTGGCAAAAAAGTTGATTTGAATAATACCAACGTTCGAGCTTTCCAACAGTATCCAGGACTATATCCCACCCTGGCTAGGAAAATCATCATAAATGCTCCTTACAAGAAGGTAGAGGATGTACTGGATATTCCCGGATTGAGCGATCGCCAAAAACAAACTTTACAAGCCAACTTCGATCACTTCACTGTGACAGAACTAGAATCTGTCTTCAACGAGGGAGATGATCGTTTTAACAATGGCATCTACAGATAA
- the nadB gene encoding L-aspartate oxidase, with product MSQNIDIPSQFDVLVVGAGAAGLYTALCLPEHLQVGLITKETVSLSASDWAQGGIAAAIAPEDSPALHIEDTIRAGAGLCDVAAVEFLAQQAPSCIKSLVNLGVAFDRDGKTLALTLEAAHSRNRVLHAADTTGREVTTTLTAQVLRRQNIQVIQQALALSLWIEPQSSRCQGISLFYQGKITWVKAGAVILATGGGGQVFAQTTNPAVSTGDGVAIAYRAGAILRDLEFVQFHPTALTKPGADRFLISEAVRGEGAHLIDNEGRRFAFDYHPAGELAPRDIVSRAIFSHLQQTSADLATAHVWLDMRPIPADKIRHRFPNIVKVCQYWGIDVFNEPIPVAPAAHYWMGGIAADLTNQTNIPGLYAVGETASTGVHGANRLASNSLLECIVFGAQMANLQDEAIGMKDTVEASAFSLHPAEFTLSHDEQHTQQAQLEALREKLPRLVWQSAGICREQSGLEIAIATVASWQHDFAALPLSQFLLSLNPAAPANIDLPDVERQLRLWAETRNLLDIADLILKSAAFRTESRGGHYRLDYPQPDPDWQAHTLIQNHHWWKSRLKSEV from the coding sequence TTGTCTCAGAATATAGATATTCCTAGCCAATTTGATGTCTTAGTCGTCGGTGCTGGTGCTGCTGGACTCTACACAGCGCTTTGTCTGCCCGAACACTTACAAGTCGGCTTAATTACTAAAGAAACTGTTTCTCTATCTGCTAGTGATTGGGCACAGGGTGGAATTGCTGCCGCGATCGCCCCGGAAGATTCTCCAGCTTTACACATTGAAGATACAATCCGCGCTGGTGCTGGTTTGTGCGATGTCGCAGCTGTAGAATTTCTGGCCCAACAAGCCCCTAGCTGTATTAAATCTCTAGTCAACTTGGGTGTAGCTTTTGATCGGGATGGTAAAACCTTGGCTTTAACTTTAGAAGCCGCCCATTCCCGGAATCGTGTTCTCCACGCCGCTGACACCACAGGTAGAGAAGTCACAACTACTCTCACCGCCCAAGTTCTCCGCCGCCAAAATATTCAAGTTATTCAGCAAGCTTTGGCGCTGAGTTTGTGGATTGAACCCCAAAGCTCACGCTGTCAAGGAATTAGCCTATTTTATCAAGGTAAAATCACCTGGGTAAAAGCTGGGGCGGTGATTCTCGCTACTGGTGGTGGTGGCCAAGTTTTTGCCCAAACCACTAACCCAGCGGTGAGTACAGGCGATGGAGTAGCGATCGCCTATCGAGCAGGAGCTATCCTCCGTGACTTGGAATTTGTCCAATTTCACCCTACCGCCCTCACTAAACCCGGTGCAGATCGCTTCCTCATTAGTGAAGCTGTACGCGGTGAAGGCGCACACCTCATCGACAACGAGGGGCGACGTTTTGCCTTTGACTACCACCCCGCAGGTGAACTCGCACCGCGAGACATAGTTAGTAGAGCGATTTTCAGCCATTTACAGCAGACATCTGCCGATTTAGCTACAGCTCATGTGTGGTTGGATATGCGCCCCATCCCCGCCGACAAGATTCGTCACCGCTTTCCTAACATCGTTAAAGTTTGTCAATATTGGGGTATTGATGTCTTCAATGAACCAATTCCTGTAGCCCCCGCAGCTCATTACTGGATGGGTGGAATTGCCGCAGATTTGACAAATCAGACGAATATTCCTGGTTTATATGCAGTGGGAGAAACTGCAAGTACAGGAGTGCATGGAGCTAATCGCCTAGCAAGTAATTCACTGTTGGAATGCATTGTTTTTGGCGCACAGATGGCTAATCTACAGGATGAAGCCATCGGGATGAAGGATACAGTAGAAGCATCAGCATTCTCCCTGCATCCTGCTGAGTTCACCCTTTCTCATGATGAGCAGCACACCCAACAAGCACAGCTAGAAGCATTACGGGAGAAGTTACCGCGCTTAGTGTGGCAAAGTGCAGGGATTTGTCGGGAACAGTCAGGATTAGAAATAGCGATCGCCACTGTTGCGTCTTGGCAGCACGATTTCGCAGCCTTGCCGTTGAGTCAATTTTTACTATCTTTAAATCCCGCAGCACCAGCTAACATAGACTTACCAGATGTTGAACGTCAATTGCGACTTTGGGCAGAAACCCGCAATTTACTAGACATAGCAGATTTAATTCTCAAGAGTGCTGCTTTTAGAACCGAAAGCCGCGGCGGACACTACCGACTAGATTACCCCCAACCAGACCCCGATTGGCAAGCCCACACACTCATACAAAATCACCATTGGTGGAAATCCCGTCTGAAGTCTGAAGTCTGA